A genomic segment from Pistricoccus aurantiacus encodes:
- the nrfD gene encoding NrfD/PsrC family molybdoenzyme membrane anchor subunit yields the protein MKAQQDRLLPPDITFASMTQRISDLVLRERAPFGWWVGVIICALLSLMFVVALSVLFTVGVGIFGITIPVAWGMPILNTIWWIGIAHAGTLISAVLLITRQPWRAGINRFAEAMAMFAIVCAGIYPIMHLGRPQFFYYLLPYPDTMGLWPQWRSPLVWDFFAIFTYLVFTACFLYMSLLPDLATLRDRARGWKAKAYGVLAVGWRGSAAHWERYEKANMVMAALATPIVVTVTGIISLDLAVSIVPGFHFTIFPPYFVAGALFSGFSTVALLAVVLRSLFNLKDLVTRVHLDYLGRMMLLFSLIVAYAYSQEIFTAFYTGEDYYRTVYFDRWTGPYAPIWWSMITCNVVLTQLLWFKGVRRSPVAILCLAITSNLGMWLERFQIVFTSTHADYMPSNWGTIWPTGWDWAAYLGSLGLFGLLLLIFVKLTPLISLHDMRGLIARRQGKEQARQEKSS from the coding sequence ATGAAGGCACAACAGGACCGGCTGCTGCCCCCGGATATCACCTTCGCCTCCATGACCCAGCGCATCAGCGATCTGGTGCTGCGGGAGCGCGCGCCCTTCGGCTGGTGGGTAGGCGTCATCATCTGCGCGCTGCTGTCCCTGATGTTCGTGGTGGCGCTTTCCGTGCTGTTCACGGTGGGCGTGGGCATCTTCGGCATCACCATTCCGGTGGCCTGGGGCATGCCGATCCTCAACACCATCTGGTGGATCGGCATCGCCCATGCCGGCACCCTGATCTCCGCGGTGCTGCTGATCACCCGCCAGCCCTGGCGCGCCGGCATCAACCGCTTCGCCGAGGCCATGGCGATGTTCGCCATCGTCTGCGCCGGCATCTATCCGATCATGCACCTGGGCCGCCCGCAGTTCTTCTACTACCTGCTGCCCTACCCCGACACCATGGGGCTCTGGCCCCAGTGGCGCAGCCCCCTGGTATGGGATTTCTTCGCCATCTTCACCTATCTCGTCTTCACCGCCTGCTTCCTTTACATGAGCCTGTTGCCGGACCTGGCCACCCTGCGGGATCGCGCCCGGGGCTGGAAAGCCAAGGCCTACGGCGTCCTGGCGGTGGGCTGGCGAGGCAGCGCCGCCCACTGGGAGCGCTACGAGAAGGCCAACATGGTCATGGCGGCCCTGGCCACCCCCATCGTGGTCACGGTGACCGGTATCATCTCCCTGGACCTGGCAGTGTCCATCGTGCCAGGGTTCCACTTCACCATCTTTCCGCCCTACTTCGTCGCCGGCGCCCTGTTTTCCGGCTTTTCCACCGTAGCGCTGCTGGCGGTGGTGCTGCGCAGCCTCTTCAACCTCAAGGATCTGGTCACCCGGGTGCACCTGGATTACCTGGGGCGCATGATGCTGCTGTTCTCCCTGATTGTCGCCTACGCTTACAGCCAGGAGATCTTCACCGCCTTCTACACCGGCGAAGACTACTACCGCACCGTGTATTTCGACCGCTGGACCGGCCCCTACGCGCCGATCTGGTGGAGCATGATCACTTGCAACGTGGTGCTCACCCAGCTGCTGTGGTTCAAGGGGGTGCGCCGCTCGCCAGTCGCCATCCTGTGCCTGGCCATCACCAGCAACCTGGGCATGTGGCTGGAGCGCTTCCAGATCGTATTCACCTCCACTCACGCGGATTACATGCCGTCGAACTGGGGCACCATCTGGCCTACCGGCTGGGACTGGGCGGCCTATCTGGGCTCCCTGGGGCTGTTCGGCCTGCTGCTGCTGATCTTCGTCAAGCTGACCCCCTTGATCTCGCTGCACGACATGCGGGGGCTGATCGCCCGTCGGCAGGGCAAGGAGCAAGCAAGGCAGGAGAAGAGCTCATGA
- a CDS encoding TAT-variant-translocated molybdopterin oxidoreductase, translating into MSSLSAQYWQRIRQELDGQRGADYWRSVEELAEDPAFTAFLEGEFPSHRGLWAAPIDRRRVLKLMAASLALGGLTACDSQPQERLVPYVNLPEGLVPGMPRYYATSHLIDGYAQGLLAQSREGRPIKLEGNPEHPATLGACDSLSQASILSLYDPDRQGAVTHKNKTSSFSAFLGDLIQQQQRWDANGGEGLAFLTAPWTSPSEAQRVKWLKERWPRARWYRYSPVDRSHVYTASRWLFGSAREPIYRFDRARVVLSLDADFLQAQPGFLRYAHDFAKQRRPRDSASPRETNELLRLYAIESTPSITGSMAEHHQGLSQPRIVDAARQLAGALGLDVTAPNDSPLPRQWLDALVKDLRDQGSAALVVPGDQQPPEVHAIAQAINATLGAFGSTVAFIEPVDASYSQDPLDELVNAMHAGKVHSLVMMGVNPAYSAPAELGFANACEQVDWRIHWGETHNETARLCHWHIPATHPLETWGDARAFDGTLSLLQPLIEPLHGGKTALQFLAALQEGTDQDARTLLREHWEILHVEPGENSGANIAGENFDAFWNASLHQGFVPDSAFELKQVSLANTWQDQLPMPTKAPEGLTLQLRPDPSLWDGSVANNAWLQELPRPLTKVTWSTPLLIAPALAERQELANGDILRISVGERSLEAPVYVLPGMPEDAVTLPLGGGRTRAGRVAEGIGVNAFRLQPRNGAWAMAATLEKTGGRHPLATTQNHNAIEGRDLIRAASLDTYRDNPRFAQHETPSESLYPEPWPAPREADHAWGMSIDLSACIGCNACVTACQAENNIPVVGEEEVRKGREMHWIRIDRYFKGPLDGPEMVFQPVTCMHCENAPCEYVCPVGATQHNANGLNEMIYNRCVGTRYCSQNCPYKVRRFNWLDYTHGATGHRTPQPAYNPEVTVRSRGVMEKCTYCVQRISRERITADVENRELKDGDIQTACQQSCPTQAIVFGDLKDPDSQISRLHAHPLDYGMLAHLNVRPRTHYLAAVRDPNPALMEKGPSSGQAEVGIYTPDKQSAERASPVFFRQTAKGRLS; encoded by the coding sequence ATGTCATCGCTGAGCGCCCAATACTGGCAACGGATTCGCCAGGAACTCGACGGCCAGCGCGGCGCCGACTACTGGCGCAGCGTCGAGGAGCTGGCGGAGGATCCTGCCTTCACGGCATTTCTCGAGGGTGAATTTCCGAGCCATCGCGGGCTCTGGGCTGCACCCATCGACCGCCGCCGGGTACTCAAGCTGATGGCGGCGAGTCTGGCCCTGGGCGGCTTGACCGCCTGCGACAGCCAGCCACAGGAACGGCTGGTGCCTTACGTGAACCTGCCGGAAGGTCTGGTGCCGGGCATGCCACGCTACTACGCCACCAGCCACCTCATTGACGGCTATGCCCAAGGACTGCTCGCGCAGAGTCGCGAGGGGCGCCCCATCAAGCTGGAAGGCAATCCCGAGCACCCGGCGACCCTGGGCGCCTGCGACAGTCTCTCCCAGGCATCGATCCTGTCGCTTTATGATCCGGACCGGCAAGGCGCGGTGACCCACAAGAACAAAACCTCCAGCTTTAGCGCTTTCCTGGGAGATCTTATCCAGCAGCAGCAGCGCTGGGACGCCAATGGAGGCGAAGGACTGGCTTTTCTGACCGCCCCCTGGACCTCCCCCAGCGAAGCCCAGCGCGTCAAATGGCTCAAGGAACGCTGGCCTCGGGCGCGCTGGTACCGCTACAGTCCGGTGGATCGAAGCCATGTCTATACCGCTAGCCGGTGGCTGTTCGGTTCGGCTCGAGAGCCGATCTATCGTTTCGATCGAGCGAGGGTGGTGCTGAGCCTGGACGCGGATTTCCTGCAGGCCCAGCCGGGCTTTCTGCGCTACGCACACGACTTCGCCAAACAGCGACGGCCGCGGGATAGCGCTAGCCCTCGAGAGACGAACGAACTGCTGCGCCTCTACGCCATCGAATCCACGCCGAGTATCACCGGCAGCATGGCGGAGCATCACCAAGGACTCAGCCAGCCGCGAATCGTCGACGCCGCTCGCCAGTTGGCCGGCGCCCTGGGGCTCGACGTGACGGCGCCGAACGACTCTCCCTTGCCCCGACAGTGGCTCGACGCGCTGGTGAAGGATTTGCGCGACCAGGGCAGTGCCGCCCTGGTGGTGCCCGGCGACCAGCAGCCGCCGGAAGTTCACGCCATCGCCCAAGCGATCAACGCGACGCTCGGCGCCTTCGGCAGCACCGTGGCCTTCATCGAACCGGTAGACGCCAGCTACTCCCAGGACCCGCTCGATGAACTGGTCAACGCCATGCACGCCGGCAAGGTGCATAGCCTGGTGATGATGGGCGTCAATCCGGCCTACAGCGCTCCGGCGGAGCTGGGTTTCGCCAATGCCTGCGAACAGGTGGACTGGCGCATTCACTGGGGCGAGACCCACAATGAAACCGCCCGGCTCTGCCACTGGCACATCCCCGCGACTCACCCGTTGGAAACCTGGGGGGACGCCCGGGCCTTCGATGGCACCCTGAGCCTGCTGCAGCCCTTGATCGAACCTCTGCACGGCGGCAAGACGGCGCTGCAGTTCCTCGCTGCCCTGCAGGAAGGTACCGATCAGGACGCGCGCACTTTGCTGCGGGAACACTGGGAGATCCTGCACGTGGAGCCCGGCGAGAATAGCGGGGCGAATATCGCTGGGGAGAATTTCGACGCCTTTTGGAACGCCAGCCTGCACCAAGGCTTCGTGCCGGATAGCGCTTTTGAACTCAAGCAAGTCAGCCTGGCGAACACCTGGCAAGACCAGCTTCCGATGCCCACCAAGGCGCCGGAAGGCCTGACTCTGCAGCTGCGCCCGGACCCCTCCCTGTGGGACGGCAGCGTTGCCAACAACGCCTGGCTCCAGGAGTTGCCGCGTCCGCTGACCAAGGTGACCTGGTCCACGCCGCTGCTGATCGCCCCGGCCCTGGCGGAACGCCAGGAACTCGCCAACGGCGATATCCTGCGCATCAGCGTCGGCGAGCGCAGTCTGGAGGCGCCGGTCTACGTGCTTCCCGGCATGCCGGAAGACGCGGTGACCCTGCCGCTGGGCGGCGGACGCACCCGGGCGGGCCGGGTGGCGGAGGGGATCGGCGTCAACGCCTTTCGGTTGCAGCCTCGGAACGGCGCCTGGGCGATGGCGGCTACCCTGGAAAAGACCGGCGGGCGCCACCCGCTGGCCACCACTCAGAATCACAATGCCATCGAAGGTCGCGACCTGATTCGTGCCGCCAGCCTCGATACCTATCGCGATAATCCTCGTTTCGCCCAGCACGAAACGCCCTCGGAATCTCTCTATCCGGAACCCTGGCCGGCGCCACGAGAAGCGGACCACGCCTGGGGCATGAGCATCGATCTCTCCGCCTGCATCGGCTGCAACGCCTGCGTCACCGCCTGCCAGGCGGAGAACAATATCCCCGTGGTCGGCGAGGAGGAAGTCCGCAAGGGCCGGGAGATGCACTGGATTCGCATCGACCGCTACTTCAAGGGGCCGCTTGATGGCCCGGAGATGGTCTTTCAGCCGGTGACCTGCATGCACTGCGAGAACGCCCCCTGCGAGTACGTCTGTCCGGTGGGCGCTACCCAGCACAACGCCAACGGCTTGAACGAGATGATCTACAACCGCTGCGTGGGCACCCGCTACTGTTCCCAGAACTGCCCTTACAAGGTGCGCCGCTTCAATTGGCTCGACTACACCCACGGCGCCACCGGCCACCGGACGCCGCAACCGGCTTACAACCCGGAGGTCACGGTACGCTCCCGGGGGGTGATGGAAAAATGCACCTACTGCGTGCAGCGCATCAGCCGCGAGCGGATCACCGCGGATGTGGAAAATCGCGAGTTGAAGGACGGCGATATCCAGACCGCCTGCCAGCAGAGCTGCCCCACCCAGGCCATCGTCTTCGGCGATCTCAAGGATCCAGACAGTCAGATCAGCCGACTCCATGCCCATCCGCTGGATTACGGCATGCTCGCTCATCTCAACGTGCGCCCGCGCACCCACTACCTGGCAGCGGTGCGCGACCCCAACCCGGCGCTGATGGAAAAAGGCCCCTCGTCGGGCCAGGCCGAAGTGGGTATCTACACGCCGGATAAGCAATCCGCCGAGAGAGCGTCGCCGGTGTTCTTCCGCCAGACAGCCAAGGGGAGGTTGTCATGA
- a CDS encoding cytochrome c3 family protein: MASLFRPRANALSAIILIGILVLVVAFCIAGYLYYQSPYHTGTGYAPEQPVPFSHQHHVGGLGIDCQYCHTSVKTSDFAGIPPTYTCMTCHSQEWTNAEMLAPVRQSLAQDEPLRWVRVHNLADYVYFSHRAHVNNGVGCESCHGRVDKMPLMVQKKPLSMQWCLECHRNPAPNLRPENRITAMGYSPGNDGVAGEELIEHYGIPLDRLTECTTCHR; the protein is encoded by the coding sequence ATGGCATCTCTGTTTCGTCCACGTGCCAATGCGTTGTCCGCCATTATTCTGATCGGCATCCTGGTGCTGGTGGTAGCGTTCTGCATAGCCGGTTATCTGTATTATCAATCCCCCTACCATACGGGCACCGGCTATGCGCCGGAGCAGCCGGTACCCTTCAGTCACCAGCACCATGTCGGCGGCCTGGGCATCGATTGCCAATACTGCCATACCAGCGTCAAGACCTCGGATTTTGCCGGGATCCCCCCGACCTATACCTGCATGACCTGCCATTCCCAGGAATGGACCAATGCCGAAATGCTCGCTCCGGTGCGTCAGAGCCTGGCGCAAGACGAGCCGCTTCGCTGGGTGCGAGTGCACAACCTGGCGGACTACGTCTATTTCAGCCATCGCGCCCACGTCAACAACGGCGTGGGCTGCGAATCCTGTCATGGGCGGGTCGACAAGATGCCGCTGATGGTGCAGAAAAAACCGCTCTCCATGCAGTGGTGTTTGGAATGCCACCGCAATCCGGCGCCCAATCTACGCCCGGAAAACCGTATTACCGCCATGGGTTACTCGCCTGGCAACGATGGGGTTGCCGGCGAGGAATTGATCGAACATTACGGAATTCCGCTGGACCGCTTGACGGAGTGCACCACATGTCATCGCTGA
- a CDS encoding glycosyltransferase family 2 protein, whose translation MPNVIAVILTYNRQELLQRCLDAVYSQTQPCSRVLVIDNASTDGTKEMLNSLQLPNLEVHVLSRNLGAAGGFNLGFRLAYQKGADFVWMMDDDVIPTPEALQRLREAEGVLKAQNTEYSYLLSAAFTEDGLATNTPVVDTSKNSIGYPDWTQLIEHGLIAIQRGTFVSILVPRATLATFGLPIASMFIWGEDTEFTLRVTRTTPGYLVGNSRVLHLRQKNGAVTILSEENPARIEYFKYSIRNNLYVAKKYSLFRQYAFLMLKDLNWLIRLLRRGQFQKAKVVMKGIIGSIGFSPRVEAADAPFDKAKATFSTFTPVRYELQAANHEMITKKPQVRMTS comes from the coding sequence ATGCCAAACGTTATCGCTGTCATTCTCACCTATAACCGCCAGGAATTGTTACAGCGCTGTCTTGACGCCGTCTATTCCCAGACTCAGCCATGTAGCCGCGTACTGGTTATCGACAATGCCAGTACGGACGGTACCAAGGAAATGCTGAACAGCCTGCAGCTTCCCAATCTCGAAGTGCATGTACTATCACGCAATCTCGGAGCCGCCGGCGGGTTCAATCTCGGTTTTCGACTTGCCTATCAAAAAGGCGCGGATTTTGTCTGGATGATGGATGACGATGTCATCCCGACGCCGGAAGCGCTGCAGCGTCTGCGCGAAGCGGAAGGCGTATTGAAGGCGCAGAATACGGAATACTCTTATCTTCTTTCCGCTGCCTTTACGGAAGATGGCTTGGCCACCAATACGCCGGTGGTGGATACCAGCAAGAATTCAATCGGTTATCCCGACTGGACTCAGCTGATCGAACACGGCTTGATCGCGATCCAGCGTGGCACCTTCGTCTCGATTCTCGTGCCGCGAGCCACACTGGCAACCTTCGGCCTGCCTATCGCGTCGATGTTCATCTGGGGGGAAGACACGGAGTTCACGCTACGAGTCACTCGCACCACTCCCGGCTATCTGGTGGGTAATAGTCGAGTGCTGCACCTGCGTCAAAAGAATGGCGCGGTTACCATTCTTTCCGAAGAAAACCCGGCTCGTATCGAATACTTCAAGTATTCCATACGCAACAACCTTTACGTCGCCAAGAAATATAGCCTGTTTCGCCAATACGCCTTCCTGATGCTGAAGGACCTGAACTGGCTCATCAGACTGTTGCGACGTGGGCAGTTTCAAAAAGCCAAGGTCGTGATGAAAGGCATCATCGGGAGCATAGGATTTTCTCCCCGGGTAGAAGCCGCTGATGCGCCTTTCGACAAGGCCAAGGCCACCTTTAGCACGTTCACGCCGGTACGCTATGAACTGCAAGCCGCCAATCACGAAATGATAACCAAGAAACCGCAGGTCAGAATGACGTCCTGA
- the rfbC gene encoding dTDP-4-dehydrorhamnose 3,5-epimerase, with amino-acid sequence MKFHETNLNDAWLIELEPRGDDRGHFARTMCRDEFAEHGLIADFKQQNMSFSAQRGTLRGLHYQRPPHAEAKLVRCLRGAIVDVIVDVRRDSSTYLQHQLFELTDSNRQQLYVPPGFAHSFLTLTDDVEVSYLVSESYCPDAEDGLRYSDTALGISWPVPITVLSEKDANWPLIDERTQPLF; translated from the coding sequence ATGAAATTTCATGAAACCAACTTGAATGATGCCTGGCTGATCGAGCTCGAGCCGCGCGGCGATGACCGCGGCCATTTCGCACGCACCATGTGTCGCGACGAATTTGCCGAACATGGTCTGATCGCCGATTTCAAACAGCAGAACATGTCGTTTTCCGCTCAGCGTGGCACCCTGAGAGGCTTGCACTATCAGCGCCCCCCGCATGCGGAAGCCAAGCTGGTGCGCTGCCTGAGAGGCGCCATTGTCGATGTCATCGTCGATGTGCGACGCGATTCCTCGACCTATCTCCAGCACCAGCTGTTCGAACTCACCGACAGCAATCGTCAACAGCTGTACGTGCCGCCGGGGTTCGCTCATTCGTTTCTCACTCTGACCGACGATGTCGAAGTGAGCTACCTGGTATCCGAGTCCTATTGTCCTGACGCGGAGGACGGCTTGCGATATTCCGATACGGCGCTCGGTATCTCCTGGCCCGTTCCGATCACCGTGCTATCCGAAAAGGATGCCAACTGGCCGTTGATCGATGAACGCACCCAACCTCTTTTCTGA